A genomic segment from Syntrophales bacterium encodes:
- a CDS encoding 2-hydroxyacyl-CoA dehydratase family protein: MTTTELKKTGLAGVEDLYQRRGQRARELSSQGTKVIGYLCCYVPVEFFTALSMVPYRIQGGVNEPITEADAYLETIMCPFIRSAFDLALKNRYDFLDGLVVPHTCDTVQRIYDIWKYYRKPAYSHFINVPHMLQPSSYEFFKEELLTFRRSLERFAGKKMTDEALTRAVQLHNENRALVRELYDLRKPDFPLTSGVEILKTMVAGMGLPVIEFNDLLRSMIKEIKGRGSGLQKKPSRILLYGSVIDDISFVQLIEESGASVVMDDLSTGSRGFWHDVEVTADPLDGIVNRYLDKIYCPRTYRPQAETHEKDLDNRFGYVYKFATDFKVNGVILYVIRFCDTYELDAPDFRDYFQKKGLPVLYLEDDYSATTLGQLKTRVQAFLEMIV; the protein is encoded by the coding sequence ATGACGACAACGGAGCTAAAGAAAACAGGGCTTGCAGGGGTAGAGGACCTATACCAGAGGCGGGGGCAGAGAGCGAGGGAACTGAGCAGCCAGGGTACAAAGGTAATTGGTTACTTATGTTGCTATGTTCCCGTAGAGTTCTTCACTGCCCTTTCGATGGTGCCTTACCGTATCCAGGGGGGAGTGAATGAGCCCATAACTGAGGCCGATGCTTACCTGGAAACCATCATGTGCCCTTTTATCCGCAGTGCCTTCGACCTGGCGTTGAAGAACAGGTATGATTTTCTCGATGGGCTGGTGGTTCCACATACGTGTGATACTGTGCAGAGGATATATGATATCTGGAAATATTATCGTAAACCTGCCTATTCCCACTTCATCAATGTACCTCACATGCTCCAGCCTTCCTCTTATGAGTTTTTTAAAGAGGAGTTATTAACCTTCCGCAGGTCTCTGGAGAGGTTTGCCGGTAAAAAGATGACTGATGAAGCCCTGACCAGGGCAGTCCAGCTTCATAACGAAAATAGAGCCTTAGTTCGGGAACTGTATGATTTGAGGAAGCCGGATTTCCCTCTAACTTCAGGGGTTGAGATTCTTAAGACAATGGTAGCAGGGATGGGCCTTCCTGTTATCGAATTTAACGACTTGCTACGCAGTATGATCAAAGAGATCAAAGGACGCGGTAGCGGTCTCCAGAAGAAACCATCTCGGATTCTCCTCTACGGCAGCGTTATAGATGATATTTCCTTTGTTCAACTGATCGAGGAGAGTGGAGCCAGTGTGGTGATGGATGACCTCTCTACGGGAAGCAGAGGTTTCTGGCATGATGTGGAAGTGACGGCAGATCCCCTGGATGGGATTGTCAATCGCTATCTAGACAAGATATATTGTCCCCGTACCTATCGGCCCCAGGCCGAGACACATGAGAAGGACCTGGATAACAGGTTTGGATATGTTTACAAATTTGCCACTGATTTCAAGGTAAATGGGGTAATACTTTACGTCATAAGGTTTTGTGATACCTATGAGCTTGATGCCCCTGATTTCAGGGACTACTTCCAGAAAAAGGGTCTACCTGTCCTCTATCTTGAGGACGACTATAGTGCCACCACTCTCGGTCAACTAAAGACCAGGGTCCAGGCGTTCCTCGAGATGATCGTTTAG
- a CDS encoding 2-hydroxyacyl-CoA dehydratase family protein, whose translation MTEKPAEKTTSVKATETVKKVRAIVRGLYQNAREAKEKGQPTAYTMTACQYEDILAAMDIVAVWTENYAGLAAAKRDAERFVLKAEADGYSNVICGYVRVGMGFDALRKELGGIPENAPDGGMVMPDMLLGCGSACDPRFKWYQALGRYMNVPTYSFDVLWPPVDADLDGVRDYYIRYQREQFRGLVDFLEQQTKKKLNHDRLWEAIELSNITWQKWWEVDQLRKAIPSPMPTEDHYNAMVPGFFCCGKQIAVDFYQELYDEVKQRVDNKVGVVPEEKYRILFGGGLPPWHTMWIFNYFETLGAVFVMENAYRIYDPVEVPSHVKDPLEYLAWRTFLRWTQRYDKAKKRSGIPTVERLLEYIDDYRIDGVVTHATRSCRATTVGQIDWLRRLNEYTKIPTMQLISDIIDVRDYSEAQWKAQIDAFVEAVDAHKKRTAR comes from the coding sequence ATGACAGAAAAACCAGCGGAAAAAACCACATCAGTGAAGGCTACCGAAACGGTTAAGAAGGTGCGGGCGATCGTAAGGGGCCTTTATCAGAATGCCCGTGAGGCGAAGGAAAAGGGGCAACCTACAGCCTATACGATGACAGCCTGTCAGTATGAAGATATCCTCGCCGCGATGGATATTGTCGCCGTCTGGACAGAGAACTATGCTGGACTTGCTGCCGCCAAGCGGGATGCGGAAAGGTTCGTATTGAAGGCGGAAGCAGACGGCTATTCCAACGTTATCTGTGGTTATGTGAGGGTAGGGATGGGCTTTGACGCCTTGCGGAAGGAGCTGGGGGGGATTCCGGAGAACGCCCCTGACGGCGGCATGGTCATGCCAGATATGCTGTTAGGCTGTGGCTCTGCCTGTGACCCTCGCTTCAAGTGGTATCAAGCCTTAGGGCGTTATATGAATGTTCCCACTTACAGCTTTGACGTCCTCTGGCCTCCTGTGGATGCCGATCTTGACGGGGTGAGAGACTATTACATCAGATACCAGAGGGAGCAGTTCAGGGGATTGGTGGACTTCCTGGAACAGCAGACAAAGAAGAAGCTGAACCATGATCGGCTCTGGGAGGCCATTGAGCTGAGCAATATTACCTGGCAGAAATGGTGGGAGGTTGATCAACTGCGGAAGGCCATTCCGTCACCCATGCCCACAGAGGACCACTACAACGCCATGGTTCCCGGCTTCTTCTGCTGTGGCAAACAAATAGCGGTAGACTTTTATCAGGAACTATATGACGAGGTAAAGCAGAGGGTAGATAATAAGGTGGGAGTGGTCCCGGAAGAGAAGTACCGGATACTGTTTGGTGGTGGTCTTCCTCCCTGGCATACCATGTGGATCTTCAACTACTTTGAAACGTTAGGGGCGGTATTTGTCATGGAGAATGCCTATCGGATCTATGATCCTGTGGAGGTACCCTCCCATGTCAAGGACCCCTTGGAGTACCTGGCGTGGAGAACCTTCCTGCGCTGGACTCAAAGGTATGATAAAGCGAAAAAGAGAAGTGGGATACCGACGGTGGAGCGCCTTCTCGAATACATAGATGACTACAGGATAGATGGTGTAGTAACCCACGCCACCAGGTCATGCCGTGCCACGACCGTTGGGCAGATTGACTGGCTGCGGAGGTTGAATGAATACACAAAGATACCCACGATGCAGTTGATCAGTGATATTATTGATGTCCGTGACTATTCAGAAGCCCAGTGGAAGGCACAGATTGATGCTTTTGTAGAAGCAGTGGATGCACATAAGAAACGGACTGCTCGATAG
- a CDS encoding acyl-CoA dehydratase activase, which produces MRKCEMYVAGLDIGSTMTKVVIMEKESILASIVGPTGAEHRRLANRVMADALSRAKLSFDDIAYVVATGYGRVNVPFADWQITEISCHAKGISSIFPTARTVIDIGGQDCKGIKLSSGKACLDVGKVVDFVMNDKCAAGTGRFLEVIAEALQVPLEKMGELSLKAKGKVRISSTCTVFAEQEVVSYLAEGASTADIVAGLHDAIASRIHNMVERIGVERDVVVTGGGAKNIGLIRALEGKIGKSVLVPPEPLLTGALGAALLCRERAEKAREEGSLPRRERRLEEVHFFT; this is translated from the coding sequence GTGAGAAAGTGTGAGATGTATGTAGCTGGCCTCGATATCGGTTCCACAATGACCAAGGTGGTCATTATGGAGAAGGAGAGTATCCTCGCTTCGATCGTTGGTCCTACAGGGGCGGAGCACCGCCGACTGGCCAACAGGGTAATGGCAGACGCCCTTTCCCGAGCCAAACTTTCCTTCGATGATATTGCCTACGTGGTAGCCACAGGTTATGGAAGGGTGAATGTGCCTTTTGCTGACTGGCAGATAACAGAGATCTCCTGTCACGCTAAGGGGATAAGTAGCATCTTCCCCACAGCAAGGACCGTTATTGATATTGGCGGCCAGGATTGTAAAGGGATCAAGCTTTCCAGTGGTAAGGCATGCCTTGACGTAGGAAAGGTAGTGGACTTCGTCATGAATGATAAGTGCGCTGCAGGCACCGGCAGATTCCTCGAGGTGATCGCAGAGGCTCTCCAGGTGCCCCTCGAGAAGATGGGGGAGCTTTCCCTGAAGGCCAAAGGTAAGGTAAGGATCAGCAGTACCTGCACCGTCTTTGCCGAGCAGGAGGTGGTATCCTACCTTGCTGAAGGAGCAAGCACTGCTGATATCGTGGCGGGACTTCACGATGCCATCGCCAGCCGGATTCACAACATGGTGGAAAGGATTGGAGTGGAAAGGGATGTAGTGGTCACCGGTGGTGGGGCCAAGAATATCGGCCTGATCCGGGCGCTGGAGGGAAAAATAGGGAAAAGCGTTCTGGTCCCTCCTGAACCTTTGCTCACCGGGGCACTGGGTGCCGCCCTGCTTTGCAGGGAACGGGCCGAGAAGGCAAGGGAAGAGGGGTCTCTTCCCAGGAGAGAGCGTCGGCTGGAAGAAGTCCATTTCTTCACTTAA
- a CDS encoding glycosyltransferase family 2 protein, which yields MDISIIIVNWNTKDLLRNCLASICETVRDITREIIVVDNGSGDGSVEMLREKFPRVHVIKNTENRGFGAANNQGLRIMTGRYALLLNSDTILTENAVYELFSFMEAHPEAAMACGQLLHANGSKQNSIAAFPRLLTLLTNVTLLEYVWPKRFPSKRYAWKEPLEVDSGIGACLMVRKKAIDEVGMFDERYFFFFEETDWAYQMRSAGWKIFHVPSAFIYHLQGQSIGRDCGFRIEFYHSRYQFFRKWKSRPYYLLAFFVIVVRLFVNWLFTSGANIFTLGLNSKMRHKWLIYSRIILWHMKGVL from the coding sequence ATGGATATTTCCATTATCATCGTCAACTGGAACACGAAGGATCTATTACGAAACTGCCTCGCTTCTATTTGTGAAACAGTGCGGGACATAACGCGTGAGATTATTGTCGTTGACAATGGCTCTGGCGATGGCAGTGTGGAGATGTTGCGGGAGAAATTTCCCCGGGTTCACGTGATAAAAAACACAGAAAACCGTGGCTTCGGGGCGGCAAACAATCAGGGACTTCGCATAATGACAGGCAGGTATGCACTGTTATTAAACAGTGATACCATCTTGACAGAGAATGCCGTTTATGAACTGTTCTCTTTTATGGAGGCCCATCCGGAGGCAGCCATGGCCTGTGGACAGCTTTTGCATGCAAACGGAAGCAAACAGAATTCCATCGCGGCTTTTCCCCGTCTCCTAACCCTTTTGACCAATGTCACACTGTTAGAATACGTCTGGCCGAAACGCTTCCCCTCTAAGAGATACGCCTGGAAAGAACCCCTTGAGGTTGATTCAGGGATCGGGGCGTGTCTTATGGTCCGCAAGAAGGCTATTGACGAGGTAGGGATGTTCGACGAACGCTACTTTTTCTTTTTTGAAGAGACCGATTGGGCCTATCAGATGCGCTCTGCCGGCTGGAAGATATTTCATGTCCCTTCTGCATTCATCTATCACCTCCAGGGTCAGAGTATCGGCAGGGACTGTGGTTTTCGGATTGAATTTTACCATTCCCGTTACCAGTTTTTCCGGAAATGGAAATCGCGCCCCTATTACCTGCTGGCTTTTTTCGTGATCGTGGTACGGTTATTCGTGAACTGGCTCTTTACATCGGGGGCAAACATCTTTACACTGGGGCTGAACAGCAAGATGCGGCATAAGTGGCTCATCTATTCCCGCATTATTCTCTGGCATATGAAAGGTGTCCTATAG
- a CDS encoding glycosyltransferase family 2 protein produces MDDKIPLSVAIITKDEADNLPACLRSVAFAEQIVVIDSHSSDSTVQIVSDFGCEVFIEVWRGFGLQKQSAVAHCRHRWVLILDADERIPCETALKIKDIVLNPSTAVAGYSFPRKNFFQGRRIRHAGWWPDRVIRLFQKDLGHIMPAMVHEAVEVNGTVVALDVPIEHLTESRLSQIILKIDSYSTLGAREAFERGRKTTVWSAALRAFFTFSQGYFLRLGILDGTQGLTLAVTDAVNKFFKYAKLNELNRQSGNHDK; encoded by the coding sequence ATGGATGACAAGATACCCCTTTCCGTGGCCATTATCACCAAAGACGAAGCGGATAATCTACCCGCCTGCCTGAGAAGTGTTGCCTTTGCGGAACAGATTGTCGTGATTGATTCCCATAGCTCGGACAGTACCGTTCAGATAGTATCCGACTTCGGGTGCGAGGTATTTATCGAAGTCTGGCGGGGTTTCGGTCTGCAAAAGCAGTCCGCCGTCGCCCATTGCAGACACCGATGGGTGCTTATCCTCGATGCCGATGAACGGATTCCCTGTGAAACCGCCCTGAAGATAAAGGATATCGTTTTAAATCCATCAACAGCTGTTGCCGGATACAGTTTTCCGAGGAAGAATTTTTTCCAGGGCCGCCGGATCAGGCATGCGGGGTGGTGGCCGGACCGGGTTATCAGGCTTTTCCAGAAGGACCTCGGTCACATAATGCCGGCAATGGTTCATGAAGCCGTAGAAGTCAATGGCACTGTAGTTGCGTTAGATGTTCCCATAGAACATCTTACAGAAAGCCGCCTGAGTCAGATTATCCTCAAGATTGATAGCTACTCCACACTCGGTGCTAGGGAGGCCTTTGAAAGAGGCAGAAAGACAACCGTCTGGTCTGCGGCCCTCCGGGCCTTTTTCACCTTCTCCCAGGGCTATTTTTTGAGGCTCGGTATCCTTGATGGTACTCAGGGCCTGACGTTGGCGGTTACCGATGCGGTAAATAAGTTTTTCAAGTATGCCAAATTGAATGAGTTAAACAGGCAATCAGGTAATCACGATAAGTAG
- a CDS encoding class I SAM-dependent methyltransferase, with product MFLKTYFRYTKYLLFDLLDYFIRVIKRKDYLPPRSLRDSVGNYKDFEATGIEFFNYFRKFCDLKPDEKILDVGCGCGRMAIPLTKYLDKKGSYEGFDIVSRAIDWCVKNISSNYPNFHFELSDVFNKSYNPKGKHKASEYKFPYENESFDFVFLTSIFTHMLPQDMENYFCEINRLLKRNGRCLITFFLLNKESLQLINARKSTLDFKYEFGEYRTIDINTLESAVCYDEAFVLSLYEKIGLKIKQPIRYGSWCSRSNFLSYQDIIIALKGVNGKLKEPLYENRSLWIQV from the coding sequence ATGTTTTTGAAAACATACTTTAGATATACTAAATACCTACTTTTTGATTTACTTGATTATTTTATCCGGGTTATTAAAAGAAAGGATTATCTGCCACCGCGTTCTCTAAGGGATAGCGTTGGCAACTACAAAGATTTCGAGGCTACAGGAATAGAATTTTTTAATTACTTTAGAAAATTTTGTGACCTTAAGCCTGATGAAAAAATTTTAGATGTAGGATGTGGTTGTGGAAGAATGGCTATTCCGCTAACAAAATATTTAGATAAAAAAGGTAGTTATGAAGGATTTGATATAGTTAGCAGAGCGATTGACTGGTGTGTAAAAAATATTTCCTCCAATTACCCAAATTTTCATTTTGAGCTATCTGACGTGTTTAACAAGAGTTATAATCCAAAGGGAAAACATAAAGCATCTGAATACAAATTTCCTTATGAGAATGAATCTTTTGATTTTGTATTTCTTACATCAATATTTACCCACATGCTTCCTCAAGATATGGAAAATTACTTTTGTGAGATTAACCGTCTATTGAAAAGAAATGGAAGATGCTTAATTACCTTCTTCTTATTGAACAAAGAATCATTGCAACTTATCAATGCCAGGAAAAGTACTTTAGATTTTAAGTATGAATTTGGAGAGTATCGTACGATAGATATCAATACACTGGAATCTGCTGTTTGTTATGATGAAGCATTCGTTTTAAGCCTTTATGAAAAAATAGGGCTAAAAATTAAGCAGCCCATCCGTTACGGATCATGGTGTAGCAGATCGAATTTCTTGAGTTATCAAGATATTATTATAGCCCTAAAGGGGGTAAACGGAAAACTTAAAGAACCACTGTACGAAAATCGGTCGCTCTGGATTCAGGTTTAA
- a CDS encoding glycosyltransferase family 2 protein — translation MTSPRVSICVPTYNYARFLPENIESILKQSFDDFELIIIDDCSNDNTKEVVNRYASCDNRIKFKINSCNVGMVQNWNLCLREAKGTYIKYVFGDDFLADKDSLKKLVEAIESHPEVSLVSSARYIVDENSKVVGTWSYFKDRDLMEGTKVINRCLLRGENLVGEPSVVLFKRNQANRGFNEKCAQWVDLEMWFHLLEQGLFAYSDEPLSAFRIHPQQQTGKNRIANTRPFDAFYLCGEYLHRPYITVNNFVKSYIQFKYDYQIWKAYKKGNISKHLAFEKIKYHYSIIEFYFLFCLYKICRPCINLVEHFRKVQSKSKGNKRNKGNV, via the coding sequence ATGACCAGTCCCAGGGTGAGCATTTGTGTGCCGACTTATAACTACGCTAGATTTCTGCCCGAAAATATTGAATCCATTTTGAAGCAAAGCTTCGATGATTTTGAGTTGATTATAATAGATGACTGTTCGAATGACAATACAAAGGAAGTTGTGAACAGATATGCTTCTTGCGACAACAGGATCAAGTTCAAGATCAATTCCTGCAATGTTGGCATGGTTCAAAATTGGAACTTGTGTTTGAGAGAGGCAAAGGGGACTTATATTAAATATGTTTTTGGAGATGACTTTCTAGCTGATAAAGATTCTTTAAAAAAGTTAGTAGAGGCGATAGAGTCCCATCCTGAAGTTTCACTGGTAAGTTCTGCGAGATACATAGTGGATGAAAATTCCAAGGTTGTGGGAACTTGGTCTTATTTTAAGGATAGAGACTTGATGGAAGGAACGAAAGTAATTAACAGATGTCTGCTTCGGGGAGAAAACCTTGTTGGCGAACCTTCTGTGGTGTTGTTTAAGAGAAATCAGGCCAATCGGGGATTTAATGAAAAATGTGCCCAATGGGTCGATCTGGAGATGTGGTTCCACCTTTTAGAGCAAGGGCTGTTCGCTTATAGCGATGAGCCCTTGAGCGCGTTTCGCATTCACCCTCAACAACAGACAGGGAAAAATAGAATAGCGAATACGAGACCTTTTGACGCATTTTATTTATGTGGAGAGTATTTGCATAGGCCTTATATAACAGTCAATAATTTCGTGAAAAGTTATATTCAGTTTAAATATGACTACCAGATATGGAAAGCATATAAAAAAGGGAATATCAGCAAACATCTGGCTTTCGAAAAAATTAAGTATCATTATAGCATAATAGAGTTTTACTTTCTTTTTTGCCTGTACAAAATTTGCAGACCGTGCATCAATCTTGTTGAACATTTCAGGAAGGTCCAGTCTAAAAGTAAAGGGAATAAAAGGAATAAAGGTAACGTATAA
- a CDS encoding glycosyltransferase family 9 protein, whose protein sequence is MIVSLRYSGDVLLSTPLALSIKTQIPEAVVDYLVFEGTQDVLCNNPYVRNVLTIPPESKNIRFFMSLFKRYDYAIGTNPSDRTNIYCAGAGRTSIGFSYFFPRKDWWKKIISSQCRFYDAQMHIVPLILLQLETLNILPRSRVVMGYDEADVNFVREHLGNKDYILLHPYSRKDYKYWPAPAWGTLAGLIQEKLRLTPVFTISPDSADETVLKNIKSCSHSEIFTLHQPYNMCQLAAAIKGSKGFVGVDTVVTHMAAALDMPTVALFGPSLVRHWGPWSNGSFEKSPYHDQGGTQHFGRVTVVKKDWPCVPCNKEVCEMSHGGRVECMAAITPEEVFTELRCVSGENMVA, encoded by the coding sequence TTGATTGTTTCTCTGCGGTACAGCGGTGACGTTCTGCTGTCCACACCCCTGGCGTTATCCATTAAAACACAGATACCGGAAGCCGTCGTAGATTATCTTGTCTTTGAAGGCACACAGGATGTTTTATGCAACAATCCTTACGTCCGAAATGTTCTGACCATTCCTCCGGAAAGTAAAAATATTCGTTTTTTTATGTCTCTTTTTAAACGATACGATTATGCCATCGGGACAAATCCGTCTGATCGCACCAATATTTACTGTGCCGGCGCCGGGCGGACTTCCATCGGGTTTTCGTATTTCTTTCCCCGTAAGGATTGGTGGAAGAAAATTATTTCAAGTCAGTGTCGTTTCTATGATGCTCAAATGCACATCGTTCCCCTTATCCTTTTGCAATTGGAAACACTAAATATTCTTCCCCGTTCTCGCGTTGTGATGGGATACGATGAGGCGGATGTTAATTTTGTGAGGGAACATTTAGGGAATAAGGATTATATCCTTTTACATCCTTACTCGCGGAAGGATTATAAATATTGGCCCGCTCCGGCATGGGGGACTCTTGCCGGGTTGATTCAGGAAAAATTGAGATTAACGCCAGTTTTTACCATCTCTCCGGATTCTGCCGATGAAACGGTTTTAAAAAACATCAAATCTTGTTCCCATTCTGAAATTTTTACGCTTCACCAACCGTATAATATGTGTCAATTGGCGGCGGCGATTAAAGGCAGCAAAGGCTTTGTGGGTGTGGATACCGTGGTGACCCATATGGCAGCGGCGCTGGATATGCCCACGGTCGCGTTATTTGGTCCTTCCCTGGTCAGGCACTGGGGGCCGTGGTCGAATGGTTCCTTTGAAAAATCGCCCTATCATGACCAGGGCGGCACGCAGCATTTTGGAAGGGTCACGGTGGTAAAAAAGGATTGGCCCTGTGTACCGTGTAACAAAGAAGTATGTGAAATGAGCCATGGGGGACGCGTTGAATGCATGGCAGCCATTACACCGGAAGAGGTTTTCACGGAACTCAGGTGCGTTTCAGGAGAAAACATGGTTGCGTAA
- a CDS encoding glycosyltransferase family 2 protein gives MNVSIVIPLYNQLKFTKLCLESLSAFGRGGAEIILVDNGSSDGTAEFLASCSDMTVISNPQNLGCVAAWNQGVKASHGEWVIILNNDVIVPSQWLDGLLQFAKQEKLDIVSPAIREGEYSYDIEMYAREYISKMQNVKRLGIADGICFMVHRRVFDKIGFFDEHFRIGQFEDVDFFRRAKMAGFRPGITGRSLIHHFGSITQKAIRKDKVVSPYEEENRAYYRQKWRLNRWKRFWERRQEKWDHFVWRIIEKTFYGHTLKEKWQGGRLRYY, from the coding sequence ATGAATGTAAGCATAGTCATTCCTCTATATAATCAACTCAAGTTTACGAAATTATGCCTTGAGAGTTTGTCGGCCTTTGGAAGGGGCGGAGCGGAAATTATCCTTGTTGACAATGGTTCTTCCGACGGGACGGCAGAATTCCTGGCCTCCTGTTCGGATATGACGGTGATAAGTAATCCCCAAAATTTGGGGTGTGTCGCAGCGTGGAATCAGGGGGTCAAGGCAAGTCACGGGGAGTGGGTTATCATTTTGAATAATGATGTGATTGTTCCCTCACAGTGGCTGGATGGGCTTCTTCAATTTGCCAAGCAGGAGAAGCTGGATATTGTAAGTCCTGCCATCCGGGAAGGGGAGTACAGTTATGACATTGAGATGTATGCCCGGGAATATATCTCCAAAATGCAAAACGTCAAACGCCTCGGGATTGCCGATGGTATATGTTTTATGGTTCATCGGCGGGTATTCGATAAAATCGGTTTTTTTGATGAGCATTTTCGGATCGGGCAATTTGAAGATGTGGATTTTTTCCGAAGAGCAAAGATGGCAGGCTTTCGTCCGGGGATTACGGGACGTTCTTTGATCCACCATTTTGGTTCTATAACACAGAAGGCCATACGAAAAGATAAGGTGGTAAGTCCCTATGAGGAAGAGAATAGGGCATATTATCGCCAGAAATGGCGTCTAAACAGATGGAAACGGTTTTGGGAAAGACGTCAGGAAAAGTGGGATCATTTTGTCTGGCGAATCATAGAAAAGACGTTTTACGGCCACACGCTCAAAGAGAAATGGCAGGGCGGGAGGTTGCGTTATTACTAG
- a CDS encoding glycosyltransferase family 2 protein, translating into MNDKIPLSVAIITKNEADNLPDCLKSVAFAEQIVVVDSESDDSTAKFCEDFGVCFYCEPWKGFSAQKNSAIAKATNKWILSLDADERVTPALRKEIEEIIQKETSSDGYFIARKNFFLGRWIRYCGWYPDYNLRLFKRGKGLFRNREVHEGIDVEGSVGYLKHPMEHYTYRSISDYLLRLDKYSTLAAKELLKENKTYGIQHIIFRPLYTFLNMFILRAGFLEGYYGFILSILYAFYTFSKYIKLRELQQK; encoded by the coding sequence ATGAATGACAAGATACCCCTTTCCGTGGCTATTATCACCAAAAACGAGGCGGATAATCTGCCCGACTGCCTGAAAAGCGTTGCCTTTGCGGAGCAGATTGTGGTGGTTGATTCTGAGAGTGACGATAGTACGGCAAAGTTCTGTGAGGACTTTGGTGTCTGTTTTTACTGTGAGCCCTGGAAGGGATTTTCCGCACAAAAGAATAGCGCGATTGCGAAGGCCACGAACAAGTGGATATTAAGCCTTGATGCGGATGAGCGGGTTACACCGGCATTAAGGAAAGAGATCGAAGAGATTATACAGAAAGAAACCTCTAGCGACGGTTATTTCATCGCCCGAAAGAACTTTTTTTTAGGCCGGTGGATCAGGTATTGTGGTTGGTATCCCGATTATAATTTGCGTCTTTTCAAAAGAGGGAAGGGTTTATTTAGAAACCGGGAGGTGCATGAAGGGATTGATGTGGAAGGTTCAGTGGGTTACCTGAAACATCCAATGGAACATTACACGTACAGGAGCATCAGTGATTACTTACTGAGATTGGATAAGTACTCAACGCTGGCGGCTAAAGAATTGCTGAAAGAAAATAAAACTTACGGAATACAACACATTATCTTCCGGCCTTTGTACACTTTTTTAAACATGTTTATTCTAAGAGCCGGCTTTTTAGAAGGGTACTATGGATTTATCCTTTCTATTTTATATGCATTCTATACATTTTCGAAATATATCAAGTTAAGGGAACTCCAGCAGAAGTAA
- a CDS encoding nucleoside-triphosphatase: MIGSKILGREEERSRPAEKSKSLSAKFLLTGLPGSGKTTVITALANFLGDWASGFYTTEIRVSGKRKGFEVIIPTTKLA, from the coding sequence ATGATTGGAAGCAAGATTCTGGGGCGTGAAGAGGAGAGAAGCCGCCCTGCGGAAAAAAGCAAATCCTTATCCGCCAAATTTCTTCTTACTGGCTTACCTGGATCGGGGAAAACCACAGTTATTACTGCACTTGCAAATTTTTTAGGAGATTGGGCAAGCGGCTTTTATACCACTGAAATTCGTGTCAGTGGCAAGCGTAAAGGTTTTGAAGTGATTATCCCTACAACGAAACTTGCTTAA